In Acidobacteriota bacterium, a genomic segment contains:
- a CDS encoding FAD:protein FMN transferase, with amino-acid sequence MCFFGERPLPRGASAARRDGAVSAARGVAILVLLFFFATVPRAESEETASIDRSRYLMGAPLRIQAEGKPASALDPAVEAAFARVESLDRTLSNWNDAGELRRLNEILSRSTPGAGIPVGRPLGRALRRGLAWARRTGGLFDPALGALLDAWGVARPPRAGTALPLAAARAAAGHRLVRLERTPTGAFRLIARRPGVQLDLDGIGKGIALDAAGRVLRRHGVRRALLDFGGQLLAVGEPPPGGWCVAVAHPLARDIPALVVRLRDGSLATSGNGERGAIRAGRFAGHVLDPRNGRPTRGRASFSVLARTAAAADALATAVAAGG; translated from the coding sequence GTGTGCTTTTTCGGCGAGCGACCGCTACCCCGGGGCGCGTCGGCTGCACGGCGGGACGGTGCCGTCTCGGCCGCCAGGGGGGTCGCCATCCTCGTCCTGCTTTTCTTCTTTGCGACCGTGCCGCGGGCGGAGTCGGAGGAGACGGCGTCGATCGACCGCAGCCGCTACCTGATGGGCGCACCGCTGCGGATCCAGGCGGAAGGGAAACCGGCCTCGGCCCTCGATCCGGCTGTCGAGGCGGCTTTCGCGCGGGTGGAATCGCTCGATCGAACGCTCTCGAACTGGAACGATGCGGGCGAGCTTCGGCGCCTCAACGAAATCCTTTCGCGGTCGACGCCCGGAGCGGGGATCCCGGTCGGCCGGCCTCTCGGGCGGGCGCTCCGCCGGGGGCTCGCCTGGGCACGGCGGACCGGCGGGCTCTTCGATCCGGCGCTCGGGGCGCTGCTCGACGCCTGGGGAGTTGCGCGTCCTCCGCGAGCCGGAACTGCGCTGCCTCTGGCCGCGGCACGCGCCGCCGCGGGTCACCGCCTGGTCCGGCTCGAGAGAACGCCGACCGGTGCCTTCCGGCTGATCGCTCGCCGACCCGGAGTGCAGCTCGATCTCGACGGTATCGGCAAGGGGATAGCACTCGACGCGGCGGGGCGCGTGCTTCGGAGACACGGTGTCCGGCGCGCGTTGCTCGACTTTGGCGGCCAGCTCCTGGCGGTAGGAGAGCCACCACCGGGCGGATGGTGCGTCGCGGTCGCGCATCCACTCGCGCGCGACATCCCCGCGCTCGTCGTCCGGTTGCGCGACGGGAGTCTCGCCACGTCCGGGAACGGCGAACGCGGCGCGATCCGCGCAGGCCGGTTCGCTGGCCACGTGCTCGACCCGCGGAACGGGAGGCCGACCCGCGGTCGGGCCTCGTTCAGCGTGCTGGCGAGAACGGCCGCTGCTGCCGACGCTCTCGCCACGGCTGTCGCCGCGGGTGG
- a CDS encoding bifunctional alpha,alpha-trehalose-phosphate synthase (UDP-forming)/trehalose-phosphatase: MPDRRLIVVSTRLPVSLTRTERGWRVQQSPGGLATALRALADRRGFTWVGWPGAPVPPEDRGKIADRLARSGRTVPVFIDERLLHGFYEEFSNRLLWPLFHGMTDRARYDRRAWHEYREVNEAFADVVAEIARPGDAIWIHDYQLALLPQMLRERRHTGPIGFFLHIPFPSAEIYRRLPVREPILRGMLGADLVGFHTYEYISHFRNACLRVLGLESDPETVHMPTHSTRLGVLPIGIDPAEVVRLAGTDEGRREYDSLRRRFAGKKLIVGVDRLDYTKGIPEKLRAYDELLRTRPEWKGRAVLVQVAAPSRTGVQEYQDLKREVDELVGSINGEHGTVQWTPLVYVNRNVSRARIAALFRAADVAFVTPLRDGMNLVCLEYIAAREGRPGQLVLSEFAGAASCLAGARLVNPHNVVGMAEVLADALASDPDEETFGQMADFVRRNTAARWAERFLARMETSHVELNQGPRYLQPDLIVEAAAGRGRPLFLLDYDGTLEPHAMLPAQAAPGERLLRLLRRLAEVATVYVVSGRPAPVLEGWLGDLPIGLVSEHGLRTRPPGGTWPDRPTIDHTVIDELVRPVFEDFVERTPGSKIETKEASIAWHYRAADPRLGAWRATELLAVLEERLRGREFSVLPGSRVIEVRHALASKARVVGEALERHPGTGLLFCAGNDRTDEEMFEAAQRGPHEPVMTCCVGRRQTIAQFFVESPGRLLDQLESFVASMERVADPTGRLPSGTSSPRERGRTP, translated from the coding sequence ATGCCGGATCGCCGCCTGATCGTCGTCTCGACCCGTCTGCCGGTCAGCCTGACGCGCACCGAGCGGGGCTGGCGCGTGCAGCAGAGTCCGGGCGGTCTGGCCACGGCCCTGCGCGCCCTGGCGGACCGGCGTGGTTTCACGTGGGTCGGCTGGCCGGGTGCTCCCGTCCCCCCGGAGGACCGCGGGAAGATCGCCGACCGGCTCGCCCGCAGCGGGCGGACCGTGCCGGTGTTCATCGACGAGCGGCTCCTGCACGGGTTCTACGAGGAGTTCTCGAACCGGCTGCTGTGGCCGCTGTTCCATGGGATGACCGATCGGGCCCGCTACGACCGCCGGGCGTGGCACGAGTACCGTGAGGTCAACGAAGCGTTTGCGGATGTCGTCGCGGAGATCGCACGGCCCGGTGACGCCATCTGGATCCACGACTACCAGCTCGCCCTGCTCCCGCAGATGCTCCGCGAGCGGAGACACACGGGTCCCATCGGCTTCTTCCTGCACATCCCGTTCCCCTCGGCGGAGATCTACCGGAGGCTTCCGGTCCGCGAACCGATCCTCCGGGGCATGCTCGGGGCCGATCTGGTCGGCTTTCACACCTACGAGTACATCAGCCACTTCCGGAACGCGTGCCTTCGCGTGCTCGGCCTCGAGTCCGACCCGGAGACGGTGCACATGCCCACGCACTCGACCCGCCTGGGCGTGCTCCCGATCGGGATCGATCCTGCCGAAGTGGTTCGGCTCGCGGGAACCGACGAGGGCCGGCGCGAGTACGACTCTCTCCGGCGGCGGTTCGCGGGGAAGAAGCTGATCGTCGGGGTCGACCGGTTGGACTACACCAAGGGCATTCCGGAGAAGCTGCGGGCGTACGACGAGCTGCTCCGGACGCGCCCCGAGTGGAAAGGGAGGGCTGTTCTCGTTCAGGTTGCGGCGCCGTCACGAACCGGAGTCCAGGAATACCAGGATCTGAAACGCGAAGTCGACGAGCTCGTCGGGTCGATCAACGGCGAGCACGGGACCGTGCAGTGGACGCCTCTCGTCTACGTGAACCGCAACGTGTCCCGCGCCCGGATCGCGGCATTGTTCCGCGCCGCCGACGTGGCCTTCGTCACGCCCCTGCGTGACGGGATGAACCTGGTTTGCCTCGAGTACATCGCGGCCCGGGAGGGCCGTCCGGGGCAGCTCGTTCTGAGCGAGTTCGCGGGCGCCGCCTCCTGCCTCGCCGGCGCTCGCCTGGTCAACCCCCACAACGTGGTGGGCATGGCCGAGGTTCTCGCCGATGCGCTCGCCTCCGACCCGGACGAGGAGACCTTCGGCCAGATGGCGGACTTCGTGCGCCGGAACACGGCGGCGCGTTGGGCGGAGCGGTTCCTCGCCCGCATGGAGACGTCGCACGTCGAGCTCAACCAGGGGCCGCGGTACCTGCAGCCCGACCTGATCGTCGAGGCCGCTGCGGGGCGAGGCCGGCCCCTGTTCCTTCTCGACTACGACGGAACGCTGGAGCCCCACGCCATGCTCCCGGCGCAGGCGGCCCCGGGAGAGCGGCTGCTGCGGCTGCTGCGGCGACTCGCCGAGGTGGCCACCGTCTACGTCGTCAGCGGCCGGCCTGCGCCGGTGCTCGAGGGATGGCTGGGCGACCTCCCGATCGGCCTCGTGAGCGAACACGGCCTCCGGACGCGCCCCCCCGGCGGGACCTGGCCGGACCGGCCCACCATCGACCACACCGTGATCGACGAGCTGGTCCGGCCGGTGTTCGAGGATTTCGTCGAGCGGACTCCGGGAAGCAAGATCGAGACGAAGGAGGCTTCGATCGCCTGGCACTACCGGGCCGCCGATCCGAGACTCGGTGCTTGGAGAGCGACGGAGCTGCTCGCCGTGCTCGAGGAGCGGCTCCGGGGGAGGGAGTTCAGCGTTCTCCCCGGATCCCGGGTGATCGAGGTCCGACACGCCCTGGCGTCGAAGGCCCGCGTCGTCGGCGAAGCCCTGGAGCGCCATCCGGGAACCGGACTGCTCTTCTGCGCGGGGAACGACCGGACCGACGAGGAGATGTTCGAGGCTGCACAGCGCGGTCCCCACGAGCCGGTGATGACCTGCTGCGTCGGCCGGCGCCAGACGATCGCGCAGTTCTTCGTGGAGTCCCCCGGCCGACTGCTCGACCAGCTCGAGAGCTTCGTCGCCTCGATGGAACGCGTCGCCGATCCGACCGGCCGGCTCCCGAGCGGAACATCGTCTCCGCGCGAACGAGGTCGAACTCCCTGA
- a CDS encoding glycoside hydrolase family 15 protein: MKLALIGNCAYQALIDDRARVRWLCWPRFDSSFVFGNLLDEEKGGIFSVEPAAPPSQIQQEYLANTNILRTVFRTGEDLFEVLDFAPRFAQYERFYKPTMLIRRIRPLAGGPVVRVRCRPVYDYGRLQLEPTMASNHIYWKPPGSELRLTTNVPLTFVLEERPFLLEADAYLVLTWGRPLEAPLEETCDKFLRRTRRYWETWVRHGVVPDRFQRPVIRSALALKLHQYEDTGAITAATTTSLPEYPGSGRNWDYRFCWLRDACFTLGALRRIGQFEEMERFVTYLLNIAEQSPERLQPVYGISGESRLDERILDHLAGYEGNRPVRIGNDAYRQLQNDVYGEMIAALAPLFLDVRFQDLASTHSTSLLERLLARIEQTMEVPDSGPWEKRGPSRIHTFSLLMHWTGACAAARIGERCGNRRLAEWGRRLGARARDLIEKRCWRPDRGHYADSVETDDADAALLMMVNLGYLDPSHPHAETHVRALGERLRADHHLLYRYLQDDGLGETKASFTVCGFWYAEALARLGRVDEAEEVFRKLCGHANHVGLLSEDIDPETGRLWGNFPQAYSHVGLINAAFAISPVAGPIV, translated from the coding sequence ATGAAGTTGGCTCTCATCGGAAACTGCGCCTACCAGGCGCTGATCGACGACCGCGCCCGCGTGCGGTGGCTGTGCTGGCCGCGGTTCGACTCCAGCTTCGTCTTCGGAAACCTGCTGGACGAAGAAAAGGGCGGGATCTTCTCGGTCGAGCCGGCCGCCCCGCCTTCGCAGATCCAGCAGGAATATCTGGCGAACACCAACATCCTCCGCACGGTGTTCCGGACCGGCGAGGATCTCTTCGAGGTGCTCGACTTCGCCCCGCGGTTCGCCCAGTACGAGCGTTTCTACAAGCCGACCATGCTCATACGCCGGATCCGCCCCCTCGCCGGCGGACCGGTCGTGAGGGTGCGCTGCCGCCCCGTGTATGACTACGGCCGGCTGCAGCTCGAGCCGACGATGGCGAGCAACCACATCTACTGGAAGCCGCCCGGAAGCGAGCTCCGCTTGACGACGAACGTTCCGTTGACCTTCGTCCTCGAGGAGCGGCCGTTCCTCCTGGAAGCGGATGCCTACTTGGTGCTGACATGGGGCCGGCCGCTGGAAGCGCCGCTGGAGGAGACCTGCGACAAGTTCCTCCGGAGGACGCGGCGCTACTGGGAGACCTGGGTCCGCCACGGCGTGGTTCCCGACCGGTTCCAGAGGCCGGTCATCCGCTCGGCGCTGGCCCTCAAGTTGCACCAGTACGAGGACACGGGCGCCATCACGGCGGCGACGACCACGAGCCTGCCGGAATACCCGGGCTCGGGCCGCAATTGGGACTACCGCTTCTGCTGGCTGCGGGACGCTTGCTTCACCCTCGGCGCCCTGCGGCGGATCGGCCAGTTCGAGGAGATGGAGCGCTTCGTCACCTATCTGCTCAACATCGCCGAGCAAAGCCCGGAGCGCCTGCAGCCGGTCTACGGAATCTCGGGAGAAAGCCGCCTCGACGAGCGGATCCTCGACCACCTCGCCGGCTACGAGGGCAACCGGCCGGTGCGCATCGGCAACGACGCGTACCGGCAGCTCCAGAACGACGTCTATGGCGAGATGATCGCCGCCCTCGCGCCGCTCTTCCTCGACGTTCGGTTCCAGGACCTGGCGAGCACGCACTCGACCTCGCTCCTCGAGCGGCTCCTCGCGCGGATCGAACAGACCATGGAGGTCCCGGACTCCGGCCCTTGGGAAAAGCGCGGTCCGTCCCGCATCCACACCTTCTCTCTCCTGATGCACTGGACCGGAGCTTGTGCGGCCGCGCGAATCGGTGAGCGGTGCGGCAACCGGCGCCTGGCCGAGTGGGGCCGGCGGCTGGGGGCCCGGGCCCGCGACCTGATCGAGAAGCGCTGCTGGAGGCCGGACCGGGGCCACTACGCCGATTCGGTGGAGACCGACGATGCGGACGCTGCTCTGCTGATGATGGTCAATCTCGGCTACCTGGACCCTTCCCATCCCCACGCGGAGACGCACGTGCGGGCGCTCGGGGAGAGGCTTCGGGCCGATCACCACCTCCTCTATCGCTATCTCCAGGACGACGGGCTCGGCGAAACGAAGGCCAGCTTCACCGTGTGCGGCTTCTGGTACGCCGAAGCGCTCGCGCGCCTCGGCCGGGTCGACGAAGCGGAGGAGGTGTTCCGCAAGCTGTGCGGCCACGCGAACCATGTCGGCCTGCTGAGCGAGGACATCGACCCCGAGACGGGTCGGCTGTGGGGCAACTTTCCCCAGGCCTACTCCCACGTCGGCCTCATCAACGCCGCGTTCGCCATCAGCCCGGTCGCGGGTCCGATCGTCTGA
- a CDS encoding MATE family efflux transporter has protein sequence MATTADARALAFERRPHRTLLALSAPVMLSLIVEPLAGLVDTAFVERLGAAPLAALGAATALLSSVLWVFNFLAIGSQTEVAQAEGRGDRPRARRAASTALILAGLSGVALALALAALLHPAAAWMSDVPEVRHATVVYLAIRLVGAPAGLVTLAAFGVLRGTQEMRAPLAVAAAVSALNVLLDPLLIFGPGPFPRLGVAGAALATAGSQLFGAVAAVMLVRRRIGLVLRLDGAEARRLVVVGRDMVIRTGAALAFLLLATRAAIRAGVAAGAAHQAVRQVWILLAFLLDAYATAAQSLVGFFLGAGDRRRALRVAAVSCAWGLGTGFVLSVVLWLVEPAVAALLVPEEARAPFGAAWKVCTLMQPVNALSFVTDGIHWGAGRYAFLRNVMLFATASGVLLLALIPETSPRALLLVWLATAGWIAIRAGFGVSRLSF, from the coding sequence ATGGCGACCACCGCGGACGCGCGGGCCCTGGCCTTCGAGAGGCGGCCCCATCGCACCCTGCTGGCGCTGTCGGCGCCGGTGATGTTGTCTTTGATCGTCGAGCCGCTCGCCGGTCTCGTCGACACCGCGTTCGTCGAGCGGCTCGGTGCGGCGCCGCTGGCGGCGCTCGGGGCGGCGACGGCGCTCTTGTCCAGCGTCTTGTGGGTGTTCAACTTCCTGGCGATCGGCAGCCAGACGGAGGTGGCGCAGGCGGAGGGACGGGGCGACCGGCCGCGCGCCCGCCGGGCCGCCTCGACGGCCCTGATCCTCGCGGGGCTCTCCGGGGTGGCGCTCGCGCTGGCGCTCGCTGCCCTCCTGCATCCCGCGGCCGCATGGATGAGCGACGTGCCGGAAGTGCGGCACGCCACCGTCGTCTATCTCGCGATTCGGCTCGTCGGCGCCCCGGCCGGCCTGGTGACGCTCGCCGCGTTCGGAGTGCTCCGGGGCACGCAGGAGATGCGGGCGCCGCTCGCGGTCGCCGCGGCCGTGAGCGCACTGAACGTGCTCCTCGACCCGCTGCTGATCTTCGGACCCGGTCCCTTCCCGCGACTCGGTGTTGCCGGTGCGGCGCTCGCGACCGCCGGCAGTCAGCTCTTCGGCGCGGTCGCCGCGGTGATGCTCGTGCGGCGGCGGATCGGCCTGGTGCTGCGCCTCGACGGGGCGGAGGCGCGGCGGCTCGTCGTCGTGGGCCGCGACATGGTGATCCGGACAGGGGCGGCGCTGGCATTCCTGCTGCTGGCGACGCGCGCGGCCATCCGGGCCGGGGTCGCGGCGGGAGCCGCACACCAGGCGGTGCGTCAGGTCTGGATCCTGCTCGCTTTCCTGCTCGATGCCTACGCCACCGCGGCGCAGTCGCTGGTCGGCTTCTTCCTCGGCGCGGGTGACCGGCGGCGGGCGCTCCGGGTCGCGGCGGTGAGCTGCGCGTGGGGGCTCGGCACCGGCTTCGTGCTCAGCGTGGTCCTGTGGCTCGTGGAGCCGGCCGTCGCGGCGCTGCTCGTTCCGGAGGAAGCGCGAGCGCCGTTCGGAGCGGCTTGGAAGGTCTGTACGCTCATGCAACCGGTCAACGCTCTTTCGTTCGTGACCGACGGCATTCACTGGGGCGCGGGGCGCTACGCGTTCCTGCGCAACGTGATGCTCTTCGCGACAGCGTCCGGCGTGCTGCTCCTCGCTCTGATTCCGGAGACGTCGCCCCGGGCTCTCCTCCTCGTCTGGCTCGCGACCGCCGGGTGGATCGCGATCCGGGCCGGATTCGGCGTCTCCCGGCTCTCGTTCTGA
- a CDS encoding TonB-dependent receptor gives MPPAMGAERPYATLLLALLLAAVSPGGAAEKSGPGGDEAEEAGANGVEEEVTVSASATSDDPLDAPAAVDVLTGDDLEQRPADTVVDQLRRVPGINVIQFSARDIELASRASTGQANNSTLALVDGRTLYQDFLGFVMWEFAPTDPSLIDRIEIVRGPASSLWGANAVGGLVHVITKSPQETLGTTVEIGGGAYGTRSVHVTHSVAARGWAVRVGAGLFESDPFPRPQTITNMFGETIDPDLGVNEAGAHDAGTRQPRFDFRADRTDGLRGVWSFQGGWARTRGRLATGLGPFDIDPSTSMSYLQGRYRSGAYEAQVYLNYTDGDATNLINGVPLSFKAAATNLSLRSRRVIGSRLVLGYGAEARLSSYALSIAPRGRRRAQAALFGEAEWSLTPHWSLAGGLRVDHVVETIGTIASPRIGLMFRPGENQTLRVAWGRAFRSPSVIESDLWVPSIPVAILDWNEIDREVVGFPFFALVAEWVCSQRPDNCGAPPGEIPTYTAVTAARGSRELDAERTSSVELGYAARLGRLRLSATVYRTRSSNGIDFPVLAYYGNGPDGVPGTADDIVLPPDPDGDGTLEAPPLDVCPGVSQLHPFDEMCAAGPVGYNHFLSVLLDGQIPALFGYRNRGRSENRGFELGLDWSTRSGLSLFASYSWQDDARADGVPMPERIAQVLAEREAGADLDGDGRIADTTPFINNPPAHRLSAGVTLDRGRWFGGVTADYVSRAFWQDVMTADFWGWTSGYTVLGIQGGWRHPGGHLELVWQVTNLLDRKVQQHIFGDVIGRRASARIRWRLGPAR, from the coding sequence ATGCCGCCCGCGATGGGAGCCGAACGCCCTTACGCAACCCTTCTCCTGGCCCTGCTCCTGGCAGCCGTCTCTCCCGGGGGCGCTGCCGAGAAGAGCGGGCCGGGCGGGGACGAGGCCGAAGAAGCGGGTGCCAACGGCGTCGAAGAGGAGGTGACCGTCTCCGCGTCGGCCACCTCGGACGATCCGCTCGACGCCCCCGCGGCCGTGGACGTCCTCACCGGGGACGACCTCGAGCAGCGGCCGGCGGATACCGTCGTCGACCAGCTCCGCCGCGTCCCCGGCATCAACGTCATCCAGTTCTCCGCCCGCGACATCGAACTGGCCTCGCGGGCTTCCACCGGACAGGCGAACAACAGCACGCTGGCGCTCGTCGACGGAAGGACGCTCTATCAGGACTTTCTTGGCTTCGTGATGTGGGAGTTCGCGCCCACCGATCCGTCGCTGATCGACAGGATCGAGATCGTCCGGGGCCCCGCCTCGTCGCTCTGGGGCGCCAACGCGGTCGGGGGACTGGTCCACGTGATCACGAAGAGCCCGCAGGAAACGCTCGGCACGACCGTCGAGATCGGCGGCGGAGCGTACGGGACGCGCTCCGTGCATGTCACGCACAGCGTCGCGGCTCGGGGATGGGCGGTGCGCGTCGGGGCGGGACTCTTCGAAAGCGATCCCTTCCCCCGTCCCCAGACGATCACGAACATGTTCGGGGAGACGATCGACCCGGATCTCGGGGTGAACGAGGCCGGCGCACACGACGCGGGAACGCGGCAGCCCAGGTTCGATTTCCGGGCGGACCGTACCGACGGGCTGAGGGGAGTCTGGTCCTTCCAGGGGGGCTGGGCGCGGACGCGCGGGCGGCTCGCCACCGGGCTCGGACCGTTCGACATCGATCCCTCGACCTCGATGAGCTACCTTCAGGGGCGGTACCGGTCCGGCGCCTACGAGGCGCAGGTCTACCTCAACTACACGGACGGCGACGCCACGAATCTCATCAACGGCGTGCCGCTCTCGTTCAAGGCGGCGGCAACGAATCTCTCCCTGCGCTCGCGGCGTGTGATCGGCTCGCGCCTGGTGCTCGGCTACGGCGCCGAGGCGCGCCTTTCGAGCTACGCGCTGTCGATCGCTCCCCGCGGGCGCCGGCGGGCGCAGGCGGCGCTCTTCGGCGAGGCGGAGTGGTCGCTCACACCGCACTGGAGTCTCGCCGGCGGCCTTCGGGTGGATCACGTCGTCGAGACGATCGGCACCATCGCTTCCCCGCGAATCGGTCTGATGTTCCGGCCCGGCGAGAACCAGACGCTCCGTGTCGCGTGGGGACGCGCGTTCCGGTCGCCCTCGGTGATCGAATCGGACCTGTGGGTCCCGTCGATACCGGTCGCGATCCTCGACTGGAACGAGATCGACCGAGAGGTCGTCGGCTTCCCGTTCTTCGCTCTGGTGGCGGAATGGGTCTGCTCCCAGCGCCCGGACAACTGCGGCGCGCCCCCCGGGGAGATCCCCACCTACACCGCCGTCACGGCGGCGAGAGGCTCCCGCGAGCTGGACGCGGAGAGAACCTCGTCGGTGGAGCTCGGCTACGCGGCCCGCCTGGGCCGCCTCCGCCTGTCGGCCACCGTCTACCGGACCCGCTCGTCGAACGGGATCGACTTCCCCGTTCTGGCCTACTACGGCAACGGGCCCGACGGCGTTCCCGGCACCGCCGACGACATCGTGCTCCCGCCGGATCCGGACGGGGACGGCACTCTCGAAGCACCCCCGCTCGACGTCTGCCCGGGCGTCTCCCAGCTCCATCCGTTCGACGAGATGTGCGCCGCCGGACCGGTCGGCTACAACCACTTCCTCTCCGTGCTCCTGGACGGCCAGATCCCCGCCCTCTTCGGCTACCGCAACCGGGGCCGATCGGAGAACAGGGGATTCGAGCTCGGCCTCGACTGGTCGACCCGGAGCGGCCTCTCCCTGTTCGCTTCCTATTCGTGGCAGGACGATGCCCGCGCGGACGGCGTGCCGATGCCCGAGAGGATCGCTCAGGTGCTCGCCGAGCGGGAGGCGGGTGCGGATCTCGACGGCGACGGCCGGATCGCCGACACGACGCCGTTCATCAACAACCCGCCCGCGCACCGGCTGAGCGCGGGCGTGACGCTGGATCGGGGACGGTGGTTCGGAGGGGTGACCGCGGACTACGTCTCCCGGGCCTTCTGGCAGGACGTGATGACCGCGGACTTCTGGGGCTGGACCAGCGGCTACACGGTGCTCGGGATCCAGGGCGGCTGGCGGCACCCCGGCGGCCACCTCGAGCTGGTCTGGCAGGTCACCAATCTGCTGGACCGCAAGGTGCAGCAGCACATCTTCGGGGACGTGATCGGCCGCCGGGCCTCGGCCCGGATCCGGTGGAGGCTCGGCCCGGCGCGCTGA